In Embleya scabrispora, the DNA window CGGTACACCCGTCGCCGCCGCCGACACGCCCGTCACCCCCGCCGCCGCCGTCGCCGCCCCCGTCGCCGCTGGAGCGGCTGCTCGGCGGCGATGTCGCGCTGGCCGCGCCGATCGCCGAGCGCTGGCGGGCGGAGGACGGCGACGACGTGACCCGGGACATGGCCGCCGCGCTGCGCGCCCGCCCGGCGAGCCTGGCGCTGGGGTGGAACACGGCGGTGGCGGCCGGGCGCGGGGATCGGCTCGTGCACGTCCTGCTCGGCCCGGTGCCGCCGCTCCTTGCCGGCTCCACCCCGCCCGCCGGTCTCGACGCGCGGGCCCTGCGCGTGCCCGAACCCTCGGTCAACGGCGCCGGCAAGGCCGACGCGGACGTGGTCTCGCCGGAGGCCCTGGTCGCCGACCTGTGCCGACTGCTCGGGCCCACCCCGACCACCGAGGTGCCCGCGCTCTACGACGCGCTGTGGAACCACCCCGTGGTGCTGCGCCGCCTCCTGGACACCGCGGGCGGCGACCTGGGCGCGTGGTTGGGGGTGATCCGACCCTGGGACGACCGGGCGCCGGAGTGGCTGGCGCCGTACGCGCTGCTCGCGGGCGAGCGGTTGCGGCCGGCCGAGATCCCGCCCGCCGAGGCGGTGTTCACCCTGCGCGTGGCCGGACGCACCGACACCGCCACGATCGCCGCGGTGCTGCACGACCTGTGGCCGACCCTGGTCCCGCTCACCGAGCAGCGCGCCGACCCCGCCGCGCGCGGACTGGCCGCGCTCCTGGAGAAGCCGCTGGGCCCCGCGGCACCGGTCGCCGCCCGGGTGCGGGCAGACGTACTGCGGCTGGCGCTCGGCGGTGCGCCGACCGACGGGCCCTACGTGGCGGCCGATCTGCTGGCGCTGCGGCACGAGCCGGTCGCCGAGGGGCGGTTCGCCGGGTGGATCGCGGCGCTGCTGCGCGCGGTGGCGGTCACCCCCGAACTGCTCGGCGAGCTGGTGCGGGCCGGGGATCCGGCGGTCACCGCCGCGGTCGCGGACGCGGTGCTCGCCGACGCGCGGCTCGCCGAACTGCCCGGCCTGGACGACGCGTGGTGGGCGGCGATCGCCCGGGCCCGCCCGGAGTTGGCCGGGCGCGCCGCGAGCGGCTGGTTCCGCAACGCGCTGCGCGGGGCGGACGCGCGGGCGGCGGCCGGGGTGTGGGCGGGCGAGATCGTGGACGGCGCGGCCCGCCCGCGGCGCGACCTGTACGTGCACGAGGTCGGCCGCTGGTGGCACGCCGCGCCCGACCGCGAACGCGACCTGCTGCTGCCCAGCCTGGAACGGGAGTTGATCGTGCGCGGCGGCACCCCGGCGCAGGCCCGGGAGGAACTGCGCGCGATCCGGGTGGCGATCGCCGCGCACGCGTGGGGGCCGGAGGCCGCTTCGTCGATCGTCGAACGCGAGCAGGAGGAGTTCGAGACGTTCCGCCGCCACCTCAAGCAGTTGCGGGCCGCGCTCAAGCACGGCGACGCGCTGCGGGTGCTGGCGATACCGGCGATCCTCGCGCTGATCGCCCTGCTGGCCGCGGTGCCGCCGGGTGGCGCCGCGGCCGCCGCGCGCCCTCCGACCGCGAGGACTGAACCGCCCGACCCCTATGGCGCCGAGCGGCTGATCACCACCCTGGGCGCGGACCGGGAGCGGGTGAACTACGTGATCCTGGTGGACACCTCGGCCTCGATGCGGCGCACCGGTCGCTATGCCACGGCCAGGTCCGCGCTGACCGCGTTCCTGGCCCGGTTGACCGCGCGCGACCGGGTCGCGCTGGTCACCTTCGACGGTGTGGCGACCGAGCACGGCAACGGCCTGGAACCGGTCACCGACCCGGCCGCGATGGCCGCGCGCCTGCCCCTCCCGCGCCCGAGCGAGCCGGCCGACGCGAACCCGGCGGGCGGCGCGCCGCCGCTCCGGGCCGAGCCGCCGAGCGATGTGCACGCGGCGCTCGAACGCGCGC includes these proteins:
- a CDS encoding vWA domain-containing protein, with product MDATDRHDRPRETAGTLRAHWAWYHDGAVPACSAGPERRAHFERLVRPTLDEYAPPGWVGVTGAGREDSFVAMTLRDPEGVRYFTAPYAEIAAAGATYTALWLAFRGIDLPTDRERPLRVRLPGPAPTAALHLDDFEWLAGVAAAVLAGPVVITGADRLDSRARLELLDRITALLPYGCRAGLRFATSLGPTGRLRPRLAFGRVPAPGTVRVALDGVPAVPDLPAARAYLGELTMLRRRIGLDPLVAALATLREAGPPVAGDRLLGLLAEVGARFGPGAGVGVGNGSGVRVGNGSGVRVGPAPGSEPGREAARFAAEDPTGPSSRARGVEARPSPSPVHPSPPPTRPSPPPPPSPPPSPLERLLGGDVALAAPIAERWRAEDGDDVTRDMAAALRARPASLALGWNTAVAAGRGDRLVHVLLGPVPPLLAGSTPPAGLDARALRVPEPSVNGAGKADADVVSPEALVADLCRLLGPTPTTEVPALYDALWNHPVVLRRLLDTAGGDLGAWLGVIRPWDDRAPEWLAPYALLAGERLRPAEIPPAEAVFTLRVAGRTDTATIAAVLHDLWPTLVPLTEQRADPAARGLAALLEKPLGPAAPVAARVRADVLRLALGGAPTDGPYVAADLLALRHEPVAEGRFAGWIAALLRAVAVTPELLGELVRAGDPAVTAAVADAVLADARLAELPGLDDAWWAAIARARPELAGRAASGWFRNALRGADARAAAGVWAGEIVDGAARPRRDLYVHEVGRWWHAAPDRERDLLLPSLERELIVRGGTPAQAREELRAIRVAIAAHAWGPEAASSIVEREQEEFETFRRHLKQLRAALKHGDALRVLAIPAILALIALLAAVPPGGAAAAARPPTARTEPPDPYGAERLITTLGADRERVNYVILVDTSASMRRTGRYATARSALTAFLARLTARDRVALVTFDGVATEHGNGLEPVTDPAAMAARLPLPRPSEPADANPAGGAPPLRAEPPSDVHAALERALVVLRTSAPDSVNGVVLISDAARDAVGPDLRKDFDRLGEEGRAVAGFAVPLASDSSAGPALQRVLPNTRELRDDPADPGIALTQARTGLYLRHAARFVDADRDKGVQATWLMPPPEQPDAVDCRAFRPVPPDRRLDLSSGREMCLRLVAGTTRVPLQVTRLRVDGVGVVGLKDGAPLLAPGQPVYFSVNLAARTHRTDGMWADAGHYDARARVVGEVHSPLAETIKQQLPDARLALRTDVVGDELLYRGDERVDLSWWPWLLAGLGTLAVAGVAWFGWSWVRPRVRRRWVR